The following are encoded together in the Anopheles nili chromosome 3, idAnoNiliSN_F5_01, whole genome shotgun sequence genome:
- the LOC128723880 gene encoding uncharacterized protein LOC128723880 yields MFRARKQLGKRQTADNGNGFRPKKFRTDQQVPTFDEAAAALAAASGLGTAAAAAAASSSSADAEDAVSDGGPDGGRRREGEDAAANVSKYARRIVRGQTGNVLLDCEIPRYGTLVERMRCRKAGDFVIGYELGTSPGVPQTQYLARKQGTNEFYLLKILSFDPETEVVDKDTLQGKVLLHNEFTLLSMLDDMEGVIRQHGFFSDYAFEERQIERDDGSVQSIYTGRIRRRLILVLDCVHAHEFAEESGAFVSLQRHISAARISERDALELFYEVVKVVEQLHARNIIHRDLKLNNIVLNRRTGRIVLTNFFLGKHLINEQECLFDQRGSPAYISPDVLGGKPYRGKPSDMWALGVILYTIVYGKFPFHDTTPTALFRKIRDADYTIPSGFNTSQETKSLIKRMLTLNPDERLTATEVRFELEQSLRKFRRPRINVDQLVPELSDRAEPPTPGLEGATRHRDQSIPIEGELGANGGGFSADVPAASEATVVPPEPMEVDPVGTTMPRYDLSTEQFSRVLEAHTPTAPPKPKKTAKKVTLFRFSSAHGDHHLSAETIAAAAGRGRGPQHLAGGLMGSQQQQEQQDRRSQADMAGAGAGAGIVNAAGAGAGTETGAGAPNAPLSGAGANRSRFNFNLNLQYTASSYNSAARAVAAAVAAVRNAGGSGGSGPGRTRMEWTRNGVNGSAPGTQPNGSSPLAPGSDQPEPVNPVGGPVVGDVTSSPPGNANRPPLPPAAQRLYSIMNYISLVNRTMGSHFLETMVPPDAASDPDSRSNPFAGVIFQDFNGVISPLMAERIQKYLRMHLRGVEWIEDIFRVPNVGGVSDGEHRVNVVLELLRQLGVRMESSNGQVVICPDQLRDRQMFLRLLLRIAGYNDKYFVSRSHQHPR; encoded by the exons ATGTTCCGGGCACGCAAACAGCTTGGCAAGCGGCAAACGGCGGACAACGGCAACGGTTTCCGCCCGAAGAAGTTCCGGACGGACCAGCAGGTGCCTACCTTTGACGAGGCGGCCGCCGCCCTGGCGGCAGCTTCCGGGCTGGGAAccgcagcagcggcagcggcagcatcGTCATCCTCGGCGGACGCGGAAGACGCAGTCTCGGACGGAGGACCAGATGGGGGTCGGCGTCGTGAGGGCGAGGATGCGGCGGCCAATGTGAGCAAATACGCACGGCGTATCGTCCGAGGGCAGACAGGCAACGTCCTGCTGGACTGCGAGATTCCACGCTACGGAACGCTGGTTGAACGGATGCGCTGCCGGAAGGCTGGTGACTTCGTCATCGGGTACGAGCTGGGGACGAGCCCGGGTGTACCACAGACGCAGTATTTGGCCCGGAAGCAGGGCACCAACGAGTTCTACTTGCTGAAG ATCCTCAGCTTCGACCCGGAGACGGAGGTCGTGGACAAGGACACGCTACAGGGCAAGGTGCTGCTGCACAACGAGTTCACGTTGCTCTCGATGCTGGACGACATGGAGGGCGTGATCCGGCAGCATGGATTCTTCAGCGATTACGCGTTCGAAGAGCGACAGATCGAACGGGACGATGGTTCCGTACAGTCGATTTACACCGGTCGTATCCGACGTCGCCTGATCCTGGTGCTCGATTGTGTGCACGCGCACGAGTTCGCCGAGGAGTCGGGTGCGTTTGTTAGCCTGCAGCGGCACATTTCGGCGGCACGCATCAGCGAACGGGATGCGCTCGAGCTGTTCTACGAGGTGGTGAAGGTGGTCGAGCAATTGCACGCTCGCAACATCATCCACCGGGATCTGAAGCTGAACAACATCGTGCTGAACCGCCGGACCGGGCGTATCGTGCTGACGAATTTCTTCCTCGGGAAGCACCTGATCAATGAGCAGGAGTGCTTGTTTGATCAGCGTGGCAGTCCGGCTTACATCTCGCCGGATGTGCTCGGTGGCAAGCCGTACCGGGGCAAACCGTCCGATATGTGGGCGCTCGGTGTCATTCTGTACACGATCGTGTACGGGAAGTTCCCGTTTCACGACACCACGCCGACGGCGCTGTTCCGCAAGATCCGTGATGCGGATTATACCATTCCGAG CGGATTCAACACGTCCCAGGAGACGAAGAGTCTCATCAAGCGAATGCTGACGCTTAATCCGGATGAACGGTTAACCGCGACGGAGGTGCGTTTCGAGCTGGAACAAAGCCTACGGAAGTTCCGTCGACCTCGGATCAACGTTGACCAGCTTGTGCCGGAGTTGTCGGACCGAGCAGAACCACCGACACCGGGATTGGAAGGTGCCACGCGTCACCGTGACCAATCTATACCGATCGAGGGTGAACTCGGGGCAAACGGTGGTGGGTTTAGCGCGGATGTTCCTGCCGCCAGTGAGGCAACCGTGGTACCACCCGAACCGATGGAGGTCGATCCGGTGGGGACCACGATGCCACGGTACGATCTCTCCACGGAGCAGTTCTCACGCGTGCTTGAAGCGCACACCCCAACGGCGCCACCAAAACCGAAGAAAACGGCCAAGAAGGTGACACTGTTCCGTTTCTCGTCTGCCCACGGAGATCACCATCTGAGTGCCGAAACTATAGCAGCTGCCGCTGGAAGAGGCCGAGGTCCTCAGCACCTGGCCGGGGGTTTGATGGGgtctcagcagcagcaggagcagcaggatCGTCGATCGCAAGCGGACATGGCAGGGGCCGGAGCTGGAGCTGGAATCGTAAACGCCGCCGGAGCTGGAGCTGGGACTGAAACAGGAGCCGGTGCTCCGAACGCTCCGTTGTCGGGAGCTGGTGCCAACCGAAGCCGGTTCAATTTCAACTTGAACCTACAGTATACTGCGAGCTCGTACAATAGCGCGGCCCGTGCCGTAGCCGCTGCCGTTGCAGCCGTTCGTAATGCAG GTGGATCAGGCGGTAGCGGACCAGGTCGCACGCGGATGGAGTGGACTCGTAACGGCGTCAATGGTAGTGCTCCCGGCACCCAACCAAATGGAAGCTCTCCGTTAGCGCCTGGATCGGATCAACCGGAACCAGTCAACCCCGTCGGAGGACCGGTTGTGGGTGACGTGACTTCATCACCGCCGGGTAATGCGAACCGaccaccactgccaccggCCGCTCAACGACTGTACTCCATCATGAACTACATATCGCTCGTGAATCGCACGATGGGCAGCCACTTCCTGGAAACGATGGTTCCTCCTGACGCTGCTAGTGATCCGGACTCGAGATCGAACCCGTTTGCAGGCGTCATCTTTCAGGACTTCAATGGAGTCATCTCGCCATTGATGGCGGAACGGATCCAGAAGTATCTGAGGATGCACCTGCGTGGCGTCGAGTGGATCGAGGACATATTCCGGGTGCCGAACGTCGGAGGTGTCTCCGATGGAGAGCATCGCGTGAATGTGGTGCTCGAGCTGCTACGTCAGTTGGGCGTGCGGATGGAGTCATCAAACGGGCAGGTGGTGATCTGTCCGGATCAGTTGCGCGATCGGCAGATGTTCCTTCGCCTCCTGCTGAGAATCGCCGGATACAATGATAAGTACTTCGTATCGCGCTCACATCAACATCCGCGCTAG
- the LOC128727728 gene encoding uncharacterized protein LOC128727728 translates to MALPVTKFEVSAPGKLILHGEHSVVYGWPAVAGPIGLRTYLTYTALERSSTAEVVLRFDSIDNYTARLTLDSFGTFLREVDCNEALSPEQFLQQMRTGNEFPFARFIHEPVLTLAERGSKQWMSLGAALYLLNRVLRSEGVLDVDRACVGEGGFEFRLRSTMSIGAGLGSSASYGVSLAAGAYVFSRILHRQFDPAGDGNGQQLLTAALPKISQWAFDSEVIMHEKPSGIDNTIAAYGELIRFRRGDPDHHTIALRHPLHVLIVDTCVSRSTAQLVTITANRRQHFPRTIGSILEAMGGIVEEAIELLESSDHDQATVHERLGTLVTINNNLLRSLGTSHPSLERIFALADRYGFASKLTGAGGGGCAFILLPDSYRELDAFRQLQNGLAEAGFVSIETTISGGTGVTLTTFPTSRTEG, encoded by the coding sequence ATGGCCCTGCCCGTAACGAAGTTTGAAGTATCCGCACCGGGAAAGCTGATCCTGCACGGTGAACATTCCGTCGTGTACGGATGGCCAGCCGTCGCAGGACCCATCGGGTTACGCACCTACCTCACGTATACCGCGCTCGAGCGATCCTCGACGGCCGAAGTCGTCCTAcggttcgattcgatcgaCAACTACACTGCCCGCTTAACGCTTGACTCATTCGGTACATTCCTGCGCGAAGTCGATTGCAACGAAGCGCTTTCGCCGGAACAGTTCCTGCAGCAAATGCGCACCGGGAATGAGTTCCCGTTCGCTCGGTTCATCCACGAGCCTGTCCTTACGCTGGCGGAACGTGGTTCCAAGCAGTGGATGTCGCTCGGTGCCGCACTTTACCTCCTCAACCGGGTCTTACGCTCGGAGGGTGTCCTGGACGTCGATCGAGCCTGCGTTGGTGAAGGTGGTTTCGAGTTTCGCCTGCGCTCGACGATGAGCATCGGGGCTGGACTGGGCAGTTCCGCTAGCTACGGTGTTTCCCTAGCGGCCGGGGCGTACGTGTTCTCGCGCATTCTCCACCGCCAGTTCGATCCCGCCGGGGACGGTAACGGCCAACAGTTGTTGACGGCGGCATTGCCGAAAATCTCCCAGTGGGCGTTCGATTCGGAGGTGATCATGCACGAGAAACCATCCGGCATCGACAACACGATCGCGGCGTACGGTGAATTGATCCGTTTCCGGCGAGGAGATCCCGATCATCACACCATCGCCTTGCGCCATCCACTACACGTGCTGATCGTGGACACGTGCGTCAGCCGCAGTACGGCACAACTCGTCACGATTACGGCCAACCGGCGCCAACACTTTCCACGCACCATCGGTTCAATCTTGGAGGCGATGGGTGGCATCGTAGAGGAAGcgatcgagctgctcgagTCCTCTGACCACGATCAGGCGACGGTGCACGAACGTCTCGGTACACTCGTGACCATCAACAACAATCTGTTGCGGTCGCTTGGGACCAGTCATCCTTCCCTCGAGCGGATCTTTGCCCTCGCCGATCGGTACGGATTCGCGAGCAAGCTGACCGGGGCCGGTGGTGGCGGGTGTGCCTTCATACTGCTTCCGGATAGTTACCGCGAACTAGACGCTTTCCGGCAGCTTCAGAACGGACTGGCCGAAGCTGGGTTTGTCTCCATCGAAACCACAATCAGTGGCGGGACGGGTGTCACGCTGACGACCTTCCCGACCTCCAGAACGGAGGGATGA
- the LOC128727729 gene encoding bolA-like protein 2 yields MSGYTEEYIRQKLTERLEATHVEVIDESDGCGGKFRVVVVSSQFQGKPLLQRHRLVNAALEEELKTIHAFSQKTYTPEQWAGEAGK; encoded by the exons ATGTCCGGATACACAGAGGAATACATCCGGCAGAAGCTAACCGAACGGCTGGAAGCGACCCATGTG GAGGTGATCGATGAATCGGACGGTTGTGGTGGCAAATTTCGTGTCGTAGTCGTCTCCTCCCAGTTCCAGGGCAAACCGTTACTCCAGCGGCACAG ACTGGTAAATGCTGCGCTGGAAGAGGAACTGAAGACCATTCACGCCTTCTCGCAAAAAACGTACACCCCGGAGCAGTGGGCCGGTGAAGCTGGAAAATAG
- the LOC128727560 gene encoding probable dolichyl pyrophosphate Man9GlcNAc2 alpha-1,3-glucosyltransferase, with protein MIVTDRRTLWTVVVALVAAGFFLRSAISLHSYSGQNRPPMYGDFEAQRHWQEVTVNLPVADWYRNTSDNDLQYWGLDYPPLTAYHSYLVGSWARLFHNESFVALHASRGISTQDHKQFMRNTVFLVDALLYVPAILYATHTVRKRLATVNGPQIDWLVPAMAVLFPGQILIDNGHFQYNNVSLALCALAVGAILNKRTLSGAVLFCLALNYKQMELYHALPFFFYLLGNCFEEPHVPGGGLRWLLSGTRNLVRLGTIVLVTFAILWLPWLGSLASVGQLVHRIFPVARGVFEDKVSNVWCVVNVVVKLRNFPNTTMAAVCLVCTLLAVLPSGLHLLVHRTTSHRSFLYSLAVTALGFFLFSFQVHEKSILLAALPVTLLLPLEPLAAWWFLQLATFSMLPLLHKDGLTLGYIGSTLIILTLPRIARAFAPSRKLKPSSFYDVLDLRAFVPPGVSGHWMGAALVGLFYLSLLGQVVLMGAFLYLPSPVHLPFLYPLAISAYSCGHFVLFYVYFNYRQFCGTGCS; from the exons ATGATCGTAACCGATAGACGGACACTGTGGACGGTGGTGGTAGCACTCGTAGCAGCCGGGTTCTTCCTGCGATCGGCCATATCTCTGCATTCTTATTCCGGCCAGAACCGGCCGCCAATGTACGGGGACTTCGAAGCCCAGAGGCACTGGCAAGAGGTGACGGTGAACCTGCCGGTGGCCGACTGGTACCGGAACACTTCCGACAACGACCTACAGTACTGGGGGCTGGACTATCCACCGCTTACCGCGTACCACAGCTACCTCGTGGGTTCCTGGGCGCGACTCTTTCACAATGAATCCTTCGTTGCACTACACGCCTCCCGTGGCATTAGCACGCAGGACCACAAACAGTTCATGCGAAACACAGTTTTCCTAGTCGATGCGTTGCTGTACGTTCCAGCGATCCTCTACGCCACGCACACCGTTCGGAAGCGATTGGCAACCGTGAATGGCCCGCAAATCGATTGGCTTGTCCCTGCGATGGCCGTCCTCTTTCCGGGACAAATCCTCATCGACAACGGCCACTTCCAGTATAACAACGTTTCGCTCGCCCTATGCGCCCTAGCCGTGGGTGCCATTCTGAACAAACGGACTCTTTCGGGTGCCGTTCTGTTCTGCTTGGCGCTTAACTACAAGCAGATGGAGCTCTACCACGCGTTGCCATTCTTCTTCTATCTGCTGGGTAATTGTTTCGAAGAACCACACGTACCCGGTGGTGGATTGCGATGGTTGTTGAGTGGTACACGCAATCTGGTCCGACTCGGTACGATCGTCCTGGTAACATTCGCCATCCTCTGGTTGCCGTGGCTAGGCTCACTCGCTTCTGTCGGCCAGCTCGTGCATCGTATCTTCCCCGTGGCACGTGGGGTGTTCGAGGACAAGGTATCCAACGTGTGGTGTGTGGTGAACGTGGTCGTCAAGCTACG GAACTTCCCCAACACGACGATGGCTGCCGTATGTCTCGTGTGCACCCTACTGGCCGTGCTACCGAGCGGACTGCATCTGCTCGTCCACCGAACCACCTCCCATCGGAGCTTCCTTTACTCACTTGCCGTCACGGCACTCGGATTCTTCCTGTTCAGCTTTCAAGTGCACGAAAAATCCATCCTGCTGGCGGCGCTACCGGTGACGCTGTTGCTCCCACTGGAACCGCTGGCCGCCTGGTGGTTCCTGCAACTCGCCACCTTCAGTATGCTTCCGTTGCTGCACAAGGACGGCCTGACGCTCGGTTACATCGGGTCAACTCTCATCATACTAACGCTACCACGGATAGCTCGGGCTTTCGCACCATCACGAAAGCTTAAACCATCGTCCTTCTACGACGTGCTTGATTTACGGGCGTTTGTACCCCCGGGAGTCAGCGGCCACTGGATGGGAGCCGCTCTCGTGGGTCTCTTTTATCTATCCCTGCTCGGTCAGGTGGTTCTGATGGGCGCGTTTCTCTATCTTCCGTCCCCGGTGCATCTGCCGTTCCTGTACCCACTTGCCATCTCGGCGTACAGCTGCGGCCACTTCGTACTGTTTTACGTGTACTTCAACTACCGACAGTTCTGTGGCACTGGCTGTAGTTAA